Proteins from a genomic interval of Pseudophryne corroboree isolate aPseCor3 chromosome 4, aPseCor3.hap2, whole genome shotgun sequence:
- the VSX1 gene encoding visual system homeobox 1, giving the protein MTGRDEISEGKSKVKILVPSAGNEKSGRFHGPGMRSKGFAITDLLGLEAELQPPSVSLPSCEGPGSGLGGVSLTNGSLPLGLGFLCGFASQQPTGTTCLLPTHIPFLQPRTEHQYLHSSEKHKENISDDDSLLGDKSDLKAAGSQTKRKKRRHRTVFTAHQLEELEKAFNEAHYPDVYAREMLALKAELPEDRIQVWFQNRRAKWRKREKCWGRSSVMAEYGLYGAMVRHSIPLPESIINSAKNGLVGSCAPWLLGMHKKSVDISRKDLDEMATDSCRSEQHHIDALLSRPTESQRSMQDRSNTMDTTEDRAIDLSSTAKQDTQCSIRHRSSRDSHSELTDSEH; this is encoded by the exons aTGACTGGGCGAGATGAGATCTCAGAGGGAAAATCAAAAGTAAAGATCCTGGTCCCAAGTGCAGGAAATGAGAAGTCAGGACGGTTTCATGGACCTGGAATGAGATCCAAAGGCTTTGCCATCACTGACCTTCTTGGACTGGAAGCAGAGCTGCAACCACCATCGGTATCTCTGCCCAGCTGTGAAGGTCCAGGAAGTGGTCTAGGGGGGGTCTCCTTGACTAATGGCTCATTGCCCCTTGGGCTGGGGTTTCTGTGTGGTTTTGCCTCTCAACAGCCCACTGGGACTACCTGTCTACTCCCAACTCACATCCCATTTCTTCAGCCTAGAACAGAACATCAGTACCTCCACAGCTCAGAGAAGCACAAGGAAAATATCTCTG ATGATGACAGTCTTCTAGGTGATAAGAGCGATTTGAAGGCTGCCGGCTCACAGACAAAACGAAAGAAAAGACGACACAG AACTGTGTTTACTGCCCATCAGCTGGAGGAATTAGAGAAAGCCTTCAATGAAGCTCATTATCCGGATGTGTATGCCAGGGAAATGCTGGCTCTCAAGGCTGAATTgccagaggacaggatacag GTCTGGTTCCAGAACCGGAGAGCTAAGTGGAGGAAGCGTGAGAAGTGCTGGGGCAGGAGCAGTGTTATGGCAGAATATGGCCTGTATGGGGCCATGGTGAGGCACTCCATCCCACTACCTGAGTCCATTATCAACTCAGCAAAGAATGGACTTGTTGGTTCCTGTGCTCCATGGCTATTGG GTATGCACAAAAAATCTGTAGACATCTCCAGGAAGGATTTGGATGAAATGGCAACAGATAGTTGCAGGTCAGAACAGCATCATATCGACGCATTGTTATCCAGGCCGACAGAATCCCAACGAAGCATGCAGGAccgaagcaatacaatggatactacaGAAGATAGAGCCATTGACCTCTCAAGTACAGCAAAACAAGACACACAATGCAGTATACGGCACAGATCCtctagagacagtcacagtgagctCACAGATAGTGAGCACTGA